In Nitrospirota bacterium, one genomic interval encodes:
- a CDS encoding pyridoxamine 5'-phosphate oxidase family protein translates to MAKIYEKIDDEMSAWIKQQRVFFVATAPIARDGHVNCSPKGGDSFKVIDPLTVVYQDLTGSGAETISHLRENSRIVVMFCAFEGPPRIVRLHGRGEAVTPGLPEYPFFVTFFPENSGTRAFIRVRISRISDSCGYAVPFFDYKGDRDALEKWARAKGADKLEAYRREKNLRSIDGLPAFDDIPKSFRPV, encoded by the coding sequence ATGGCCAAAATTTACGAAAAAATCGACGACGAAATGTCTGCATGGATAAAGCAACAGCGGGTATTTTTTGTAGCCACCGCGCCGATCGCGCGCGATGGACATGTGAATTGCTCTCCCAAGGGAGGAGATTCTTTTAAGGTCATCGACCCGTTAACTGTTGTTTATCAGGATCTCACGGGAAGCGGCGCGGAGACGATCTCCCATCTTCGGGAAAATAGCCGAATTGTTGTGATGTTCTGCGCGTTTGAAGGCCCTCCCAGGATTGTCCGGTTACATGGGAGGGGGGAGGCCGTTACCCCCGGCCTTCCAGAATACCCTTTTTTCGTAACGTTTTTTCCTGAAAATTCAGGAACGAGGGCCTTCATACGGGTCAGAATAAGCCGAATATCCGATTCTTGCGGCTATGCAGTCCCATTTTTTGATTATAAGGGGGACCGGGATGCTCTTGAAAAGTGGGCTAGAGCAAAGGGCGCAGACAAACTAGAAGCGTATCGCCGGGAAAAAAATCTGCGAAGCATTGACGGACTGCCGGCCTTTGATGACATCCCTAAATCGTTCAGACCCGTTTAA
- a CDS encoding efflux RND transporter periplasmic adaptor subunit, whose translation MKISFLFSIIFLIFTNCSVQTTQQSPARKPKAAEAVPVTTARAVQKTVPVKIHAIGNGQAYSTVSVKAQVGGTLQKVNFKEGEYVKKGDLVFTLDSRPFEAQLKQAEANLAKDRAQAENARKEVNRYQELVKNGYVASEQYERILANSQALEGTLLGDEAAIENAKLQLEYCFIRSPIDGITGNLLVHEGNVVKANDLVLLVINQVRPIYVSFSVPGRYLPEIRKYRALGKLKVEAAVPGKEGSSVLGDLTFVDNAVDLQTGMIQLKGLFSNQNKTLWPGQFVNVDLFVTKQDNAIVVPSRAVQTGQTGQFLYVINPGFTVEFRSVVVESVMDEEAVIEKGVSPGDQVVTDGQLRLVPGSKVVVRDSGSPAHSQENQK comes from the coding sequence ATGAAAATTTCATTTTTGTTCTCAATCATTTTCCTTATTTTCACAAATTGCTCCGTTCAAACAACCCAGCAATCCCCTGCCAGAAAACCAAAGGCGGCCGAGGCTGTTCCCGTTACAACGGCCCGGGCCGTTCAGAAAACCGTTCCCGTTAAAATCCATGCCATTGGCAATGGTCAGGCCTATTCAACCGTCAGTGTAAAGGCACAGGTCGGCGGGACCCTTCAAAAGGTTAATTTTAAAGAAGGGGAATATGTTAAAAAAGGAGATCTGGTTTTTACATTGGATTCCCGCCCCTTTGAAGCTCAGCTCAAGCAGGCTGAGGCCAACCTGGCAAAGGACCGGGCTCAGGCTGAAAATGCCCGCAAGGAGGTTAACCGATATCAAGAATTAGTAAAAAACGGTTATGTGGCAAGTGAACAATATGAGCGGATTTTAGCCAATTCTCAGGCTCTCGAAGGAACGCTTCTTGGCGATGAAGCGGCGATAGAAAATGCGAAACTTCAGCTTGAGTACTGTTTTATCCGTTCTCCGATCGATGGGATCACCGGGAACCTTCTTGTTCATGAGGGAAACGTGGTCAAAGCCAATGACCTGGTGCTTCTGGTCATTAACCAGGTCCGCCCCATCTATGTGTCTTTTTCAGTCCCAGGCCGTTATCTGCCGGAAATCAGAAAATATAGAGCTTTGGGAAAATTAAAGGTCGAGGCGGCCGTTCCCGGCAAAGAAGGATCCTCTGTTCTGGGGGACCTTACGTTTGTCGACAATGCGGTTGATTTACAGACCGGAATGATTCAGTTAAAAGGCCTTTTTTCAAACCAGAATAAAACCTTATGGCCCGGACAGTTTGTCAATGTTGATTTGTTTGTCACAAAACAGGACAACGCCATCGTTGTTCCGTCGCGGGCTGTACAAACAGGACAGACCGGTCAGTTCCTTTATGTCATAAACCCGGGCTTCACGGTGGAATTCCGTTCTGTGGTTGTTGAAAGCGTGATGGATGAAGAAGCTGTCATCGAAAAAGGGGTTTCGCCAGGCGACCAGGTTGTGACCGACGGACAGCTTCGCCTGGTCCCAGGGTCAAAAGTCGTGGTCCGGGATTCGGGTTCGCCGGCACATTCCCAAGAAAATCAAAAATGA